The sequence AACTAAACAGACGTTGTCGTTTGCACCTGCTGCAAATACGTGTGAGTTTTTGCTCTACAAAAACGAAAACCCGTTTGAAATTGACGAAATGTTTCCAATGGGGCGTCTTATTGGTACTGTCATAGGACGTACCGTCCGAAACTTCACCCAGCGGTCTGCCGCGGTATCACAGCAGGTGTTGGACCTGTCGTCAGGTGGAGGGGAATCAGCCTGCAGTACTAGTAGAAGCGGACATACGCCGCTCTTCCCGACCACCCAGGCTCCCGCTGCCTCCATTGTGAACGCCGTTAGCACGAGACTGAGGTGGGACAGATGTCATCATGCCGCCTCTATCCTCCCGTTCATCCGGGAGAAGCACATCGCCCACCCGGCCGTCTGGGAAGAGGTTCTCACCGTAGACGAGATGAAGACAAGACTCTGCAGCGTCTCGAAGGCTTCGCAGGTTCCACACTTCAAGAGTGCTGCCGAACCAGAAAATGCGAAGAACACAGATTCGTCACAAGACACGGTAACTCCGGTCCACAGATCTGAAACCAGCGGGTCGACTCATCAGAAAGTGTCTGCCCGACCCGTCATCAAGAAGGCGACAAAACAGGAAGTGAGGAAGGCACATGTAAGAGCTCAACTAGTCACTTTAGATGAAAGTAAACGTATAAAACAATATAGCTTGATGTAAGTTGAATTATCTTCCAATTCATTATAGGTAAACAACTACAGCAAGTTTGACAACAGAGAGGCTAATGTTGTTTTACCTTTTCTAGTACACTCAGAAACACAGATGTCGTGTGACTTTGCAATTGGCCTCTAACTCTCACACCAAAAAAAGGGTGATCTTTTTTGCACCATCATCAGGGAGGTGTTCGAGTTAGAAATGAATTTAAAATATGTCCCTTCCATTTTTTCTCCAGGCGAAGGTTCAGGCTATCTTGGACCTGGCAGTGCCCAACTCTGTCCACGGAGGGAAAAGGTCCTGGAGTCGAGAAGAGGACAGAGTGCTCGGCGCCTACATGGTACATCTGGCCGCCAGCGAAGTCGTCCTGAAAGGGAGAGTGCGACACATCCTCAAGTCCCGCGACTTCAACACACCCAAGAAGAGGAAGAGACTCAAGCTGGCCCTGACCACACTACGCAGGGTACGGAAAGTCAAGAAGATCATCGGCTGGTACTTCAGCGCGATAGACAGGTGGGAGTCGAGGGGGAAGTGCGAGTTGGAGGAAGAGAAGTTAATGATGTACCTGACTCTTCGTCTGGAGGACGAAGCCGACAAGTTGGAcgtgaagaagaagaggaacagGTTGGAGACTTTCCGCCGTTTTCTGAAGAGCGTGAGAGAGATGATGTCCGTGTGGCACTCTGGGGAGTAAGTTTGCAGACTTGGGGACAGCCTACAGAGCAGTTGTGTAACCACGGGAACAGTCATGCCGCTTCAAGGGGCCGGGGCTGTACCGAAGAGGCAGTTTCGTGCGAAGGACTGAATCAGAACTGCTCCGTGATACTACTGTAGTCGTGAACGCAACGTTAACTTTCCCTGTGTGCCAAGTCAAGTGCGCGGATACGGAGCCAGAGAACTCTTTCCACTCTCCTCTGACCGGCTCTGGCGCTATGATATATGGCGTTAACCAGCCTACAACAAGAGCAAACGTCTTAGTGGCCACCCCATCGAAAACTCGTCGCTTTCTGAACGCCTCCACCTATCTCGAATCTGGTGAGTAAAATGTCTTTGACGGGTTGACTTATGACTATGTGTCTAGACTGGGAAATACCTGTCGTACATCTTTGAATTACTAGACGTCGCTTTTGATCCACGAAGGTTGGTTGCTCGATCGAGATTTTACGACAGTCGCAAAACGACTCCACATACATAGCATCCGCCATGTTTTGCCACAATCGTTACGTCGGCGGCGAGAAATTCGACAAATAAAGAGGAAGTTTGGATGGAAAATAAGTACCTGCTATGTTCATCGCGACTCTTTCATGATACCACAGAGAGCCGTGCCTCCCATGGAGAACAGAGCGGCGGTGTACGACTTGGCCAGGGAGGGGAAACTGGCCGCGCTGCGGGATCTACTCGACCAGCAAAGTCCAGAGATAAGGTGATCTATAATAAACCTTTGACATTGTGCTGGAATTTAACTTGATCTGGGACACCAGCACATTAACATTAACGTTACAAGTATCATTACTTCATCCTCAGTGTCAAATATAAGATTTGATACATTACTTTTACCTCTCAGTCACTAGAGGACGTCCCAAAGTGAAAGTACTTATCTGATAATTTTTCCTCACCACGATCCATGATAATTTTCACTCCTCGATTTCAGCGTTTGCTTGTTCCATAAATAATTTCTTTCTTCCTTGTTCCTTTCTACGACAAAATTTAACGTGGTGTTTTGTATTCATTGTAAATCGATATCTGCACAACAAGCCTACGAAAAACAGCGAGCTCGCTGTGAACCATAGATttacgtccaggtcaaaaacTGCCCCAACAGGTTTTCATTTtgtctatgtaacgttacacgtacgTATTTAAATCGACAGCCAAACGTTTTAAATTCAATACAAGATATCATAAAGTCTTTAGTTTACATTTATTCATGTTCTGTGATGATGTCCAAGAAGAatattttgatttcttaatgTCCAAAGATGTGTCGAATTATTATTCAGCAAGGAAGtggctattggcaggatgatcctgtcagcagtagaacaAAATGCACTGtagacaggatcatcctgtcaatagccttagGCATTCAGCAACGACAGGATTGAAAGAATACCTGAAATTTCCAACAATCTTCTTCTCTTATCAAGAGAAATCATCATCTGACCAGTTATGCTAAAATGTTCCTCCTTGAATGTtccaaattttcaaatttgccATGATGATGTCATGTGAAAAATATGTATTATATTTCTGTTATGCCCGAGGCTATTGACAGAATGTTCCTGTCCATAAGAATTTCTTTGCACTGATGGcatgatgttcctgtcaataagaatttcttTGCACTGTTGGcatgatgttcctgtcaataagaattttttggcactattgacaCAATGTTCCTGTCGATAATAAGCACTATTACCAGGACTTTCCTATTTTCTATTTCTGTATGTACCTTTAACGCAATTTTATCACACTGCAGGTTTTTAGATAGAAAAGTGATATTTTAAGCTGTTTGTTAGCATGTGTTTCTATAGGATAGAATTTGAGGGAAACAATACTACCATTAGTTTTCGTTTTGCCTTTTCAGATCCGCACTTCTGAATGCGACCACGGAAGGCTCGACTCCCCTCATCGCAGCCGCGCGATACGGCCACCTCGATGTCGTGAATTACCTCATCGAGGACTGCTGCGCAGACGTGGAGCAGGGAGGTTCCGTTACGTTTGACGGAGAGACGATAGAAGGCGCCCCGCCCCTTTGGTGCTCGTCGGCCGCCGGCCATCTTAACATCGTCAAGTCTCTGATCCAACACGGTGCCTCCGTCAACAACACCACCCTCACCAACTCCACCCCGCTACGAGCCGCGTGCTTCgacggccattttgaaatcGTCAAGTATCTTGTAGAACACCACGCTGACCTCGAGATCTCCAACCGTCATGGTCACACCTGCCTCATGATCGCTTGCTACAAAGGACACAGAGACATCGTAGAGTATCTCCTGAAACTCAGCGCAGATGTCAACAGGAAAAGTATAAAAGGTAACACGGCTCTGCACGACTGCGCCGAGTCGGGGAGTCTGGAGATCATGAAACTGTTGATTAAGTACAAGGCCAAGATGGCCAAGGACTCGTATGGCATGACGCCACTCATGGCGGCGAGCGTTACCGGACACACCAACATCGTGCACTACCTGATAGCGAGGCACGAGTGTTCTCGGAAAGAGAGGATTGACGCGCTCGAACTCTTAGGTGCAACGTTTGTGGATAAGAAACGGGACTTGCCCGGGGCGTTAGAGTACTGGAGGATGTCTATGGACGAACGATTCGCCAACAGGTGGGACATCGTAACGAAACCGCCGTCCAAGATGGTGACGGCATACGACAATGTCGTGGAGGTTCAGACGTTCCGTGAACTGGAGGAGCTGATGGCCGATCCGGACGAGATGAGGATGCAGGCGCTGCTGATACGGGAGAG comes from Branchiostoma lanceolatum isolate klBraLanc5 chromosome 2, klBraLanc5.hap2, whole genome shotgun sequence and encodes:
- the LOC136428538 gene encoding protein fem-1 homolog C-like; the protein is MIPQRAVPPMENRAAVYDLAREGKLAALRDLLDQQSPEIRSALLNATTEGSTPLIAAARYGHLDVVNYLIEDCCADVEQGGSVTFDGETIEGAPPLWCSSAAGHLNIVKSLIQHGASVNNTTLTNSTPLRAACFDGHFEIVKYLVEHHADLEISNRHGHTCLMIACYKGHRDIVEYLLKLSADVNRKSIKGNTALHDCAESGSLEIMKLLIKYKAKMAKDSYGMTPLMAASVTGHTNIVHYLIARHECSRKERIDALELLGATFVDKKRDLPGALEYWRMSMDERFANRWDIVTKPPSKMVTAYDNVVEVQTFRELEELMADPDEMRMQALLIRERILGPSHPDTSYYIRYRGAVYADAGNFDRCIVLWTYALDMQQSNLEPLNPMTQSSLLSFAELFSYMLQEPPPNSYNTRKLTFLDTLTVFAKAVAEVEKGMLHYMAIPLQEKDITHLNRAILIIMHLICLLTKVKCTVREDFLKRQAVYRFLHLKPRGAKGMTPLHFAVDEATTTVGRYPVCKFPSLEAVKILIECGACLNAVDVENNTPLHIAAQNSQTDIMKELLKAGLHFDACNLEGKTAFDLLPKKSVENSINPLNYTSLQCLAARAIKRLQMEYKGVIPARLESFVAMH